In one window of Frigoriglobus tundricola DNA:
- a CDS encoding vWA domain-containing protein: protein MPYDMQIDRANPGCIVFLVDLSNSMLDGIAGTQRAKMDTVSTAINRFFQELITSCEKGEEKPRNYFDVGLIGYTTDSNGVAIVRPLFQTALTGRDLVSISELYDHPLEIEQRRKKEFVDDGAGGLTEVEKQIAFPVWFRSPAPTEMFGTPMCTALGYCKQVVQAWIDAHPNSFPPMVINLSDGESTDGIPVPFAEDLKGLATADGNVLLFNCHLSGRDAQPVFLPATDSMLPDEYARDLFGMSSNLPDKLRHMAEVKGIAAPTGCKAMAFNADAVSLLKLLNVGTQVVAAATLPPHLR from the coding sequence ATGCCCTACGACATGCAGATCGACCGCGCGAACCCCGGCTGTATCGTGTTCCTGGTGGACCTGTCCAACTCGATGCTCGACGGCATCGCCGGGACGCAGCGGGCGAAGATGGACACCGTGTCCACGGCCATCAACCGCTTCTTCCAGGAACTGATCACGAGCTGCGAGAAGGGCGAAGAGAAGCCGCGGAACTACTTCGACGTGGGCCTGATCGGGTACACCACCGACTCCAACGGCGTCGCCATCGTGAGGCCGCTGTTCCAAACGGCTCTGACCGGCCGCGACCTCGTGTCCATTAGCGAGCTGTACGATCACCCGCTGGAGATCGAGCAGCGGCGGAAGAAGGAGTTCGTGGACGACGGCGCCGGCGGCCTCACGGAAGTCGAGAAGCAGATCGCGTTCCCGGTGTGGTTCCGCTCGCCGGCGCCGACCGAGATGTTCGGCACGCCGATGTGTACCGCCCTCGGGTACTGCAAGCAGGTGGTGCAGGCGTGGATCGATGCGCACCCGAACAGCTTCCCGCCGATGGTCATCAACCTGTCCGACGGCGAGTCCACCGACGGGATCCCGGTGCCGTTCGCCGAGGACCTCAAGGGGCTCGCCACCGCCGACGGGAACGTCCTCCTGTTCAACTGCCACCTCTCGGGCCGCGACGCGCAGCCGGTGTTCCTGCCGGCGACGGACAGCATGTTGCCGGACGAGTACGCCCGCGACCTGTTCGGCATGTCCAGCAACCTGCCGGACAAGCTGCGGCACATGGCCGAGGTAAAGGGGATCGCGGCCCCGACCGGCTGCAAGGCGATGGCGTTCAACGCGGACGCGGTCAGCCTGCTCAAGTTGCTCAACGTCGGCACGCAGGTGGTCGCCGCCGCCACGCTGCCGCCGCACCTGCGGTAA
- a CDS encoding vWA domain-containing protein has protein sequence MPAPKLLAGLPKPALFGLYGAVGGLIGALVFGELVWFVLRPPPPKPPEPPPPPEPRLAVSASGALQIYQGGTNKVFVQLARDAFDGPVTVRVEGLPAGVTAADVTVPNEKFDANGQAEAEVELRAAFSADTRAPSRLEVVASTSPGGKLLNVNAPLTLTTLASPMPQADIVFVLDVTGSMQNQIDGLKNGIGTFARDLTRAKVDARFGCVAFRDLFVPEPNGFPQMQVLKFKDETFTSDATAFRDEIAKQRASGGGDTPETSFEAISEAAGLKDWRKSASRVLVLITDAPPKIYATPSLGQSEKETIESLRANKIDFLHLVVNDKELPIYRRVQQGALGTTSSKGEEDKGKEFNLNRTAGDARTFTSVLLPEMTKAIVAAAEAKRPDTRPELAARPPVVELPKAVVKGVQSSDSYDAGSSGQLVLAVGVWTGSIAALVCLFLLGGQHHYLRGTLPSVGRALAGLVGGLLVGLIGGAAGQGLFLLAPDIPLLAAIFRVMGWTILGSLAGAGLSLFVPNLKLVYGLAGGAVGGAVGALGYIAVASVASALLGRLAGGLVLGLFIGLMVAVVEAAFRRAWLEVRYGPREVVTVNLGAEPVKVGGDARVCTVWARGAPGVALRYFIRNGQVICTDVPARSESAVTDGDTRAAGNVTVVVRTGSGSPAPVPDRRPAPPPAPRAKPAPAPQPRDLEDDGLPLPASDRPAPPTAPAPAARPVPARRATPPAAPDGAAPCRAAASCEPSGARAGGQTERQRPGRVPDLRAQEPRTPRNALLRGVRPHVLMSCGAGGRSVGRERRSEETVGPDAGGCGKIFKGARTDRTDEGG, from the coding sequence ATGCCCGCGCCGAAGCTCCTCGCCGGTTTGCCCAAGCCGGCGCTGTTCGGACTCTATGGTGCCGTCGGCGGGTTGATCGGCGCACTGGTCTTCGGCGAACTCGTGTGGTTCGTGCTCCGCCCGCCGCCGCCGAAGCCGCCCGAACCGCCCCCGCCCCCGGAACCGCGGCTGGCGGTCAGCGCGTCCGGCGCGCTTCAGATCTACCAGGGCGGGACCAACAAGGTGTTCGTGCAGCTCGCCCGCGACGCGTTTGACGGCCCCGTAACGGTGCGCGTCGAGGGGCTGCCGGCGGGCGTCACCGCGGCCGATGTGACGGTCCCGAACGAGAAGTTCGACGCGAACGGTCAGGCCGAGGCCGAGGTGGAACTGCGGGCCGCGTTCAGCGCCGACACCCGCGCACCGAGTCGCCTGGAAGTGGTCGCTTCGACCAGCCCCGGTGGCAAGCTGCTGAACGTGAACGCGCCGCTCACGCTCACCACGCTCGCGTCGCCGATGCCGCAGGCCGACATCGTGTTCGTACTCGATGTGACCGGTAGCATGCAAAATCAAATCGACGGGCTGAAGAACGGCATCGGCACGTTCGCCCGCGATCTGACCCGCGCGAAGGTGGACGCGCGGTTCGGGTGCGTCGCGTTCCGCGACCTGTTCGTGCCCGAACCGAATGGGTTCCCGCAGATGCAGGTGCTGAAGTTCAAAGACGAGACGTTCACCTCCGACGCGACCGCGTTCCGCGACGAGATCGCGAAGCAGCGCGCTTCGGGCGGCGGCGACACCCCCGAAACGAGTTTCGAGGCCATTTCCGAAGCGGCCGGATTGAAGGACTGGCGCAAGTCGGCGAGCCGCGTGCTGGTCCTCATCACCGACGCTCCGCCGAAGATTTACGCCACCCCGTCCCTCGGACAGTCCGAAAAAGAGACCATCGAATCGCTCCGCGCCAACAAGATCGATTTCCTTCACCTGGTGGTCAACGACAAAGAACTGCCCATCTACCGCAGGGTGCAACAGGGCGCGCTCGGCACGACCTCCTCGAAGGGGGAAGAGGACAAGGGGAAGGAGTTCAACTTGAACCGGACCGCGGGCGACGCGCGGACGTTCACGAGCGTGCTCCTGCCCGAAATGACGAAGGCCATCGTGGCCGCGGCCGAGGCGAAGCGCCCGGACACCAGGCCCGAACTGGCCGCGCGCCCACCGGTCGTGGAACTGCCGAAGGCCGTGGTGAAGGGCGTGCAGTCGAGCGACAGTTACGACGCCGGCTCGTCCGGGCAGTTGGTCCTCGCGGTCGGCGTGTGGACCGGCTCGATTGCGGCGCTGGTGTGCCTGTTCCTGCTCGGCGGTCAGCACCACTACCTCCGCGGCACGCTGCCGTCCGTCGGGCGGGCGCTGGCCGGGTTGGTCGGCGGCCTGCTGGTCGGCCTCATCGGCGGTGCGGCCGGGCAGGGCTTGTTCCTCCTCGCCCCGGACATTCCGCTGCTGGCCGCGATCTTCCGGGTGATGGGGTGGACGATCCTCGGTTCGCTGGCCGGCGCGGGGCTGTCGCTGTTCGTCCCGAACCTGAAGCTCGTGTACGGTCTGGCGGGCGGCGCCGTGGGCGGCGCGGTCGGGGCGCTGGGCTACATTGCGGTGGCGTCTGTTGCGAGCGCGCTGCTCGGGCGGCTCGCGGGCGGCCTGGTACTCGGCCTGTTCATCGGGCTCATGGTGGCGGTCGTGGAAGCCGCCTTCCGCCGGGCGTGGCTCGAGGTGCGGTACGGGCCGCGCGAGGTAGTTACGGTGAACCTCGGTGCCGAGCCGGTGAAGGTGGGCGGCGACGCCCGCGTGTGTACTGTCTGGGCGCGCGGAGCGCCCGGGGTCGCCCTTCGGTACTTCATCCGTAACGGCCAGGTGATTTGCACCGACGTGCCGGCGCGTTCGGAATCGGCGGTCACCGACGGCGACACCCGCGCGGCCGGGAACGTGACCGTCGTCGTCCGCACGGGCAGCGGGAGCCCCGCGCCCGTGCCGGACCGGCGCCCTGCCCCGCCACCAGCCCCGCGGGCCAAACCCGCGCCCGCTCCTCAACCGCGGGACCTTGAAGACGACGGGCTACCGCTACCCGCGTCGGACCGTCCGGCGCCTCCCACAGCGCCCGCGCCGGCCGCACGTCCGGTACCGGCCCGCCGCGCCACCCCGCCCGCCGCTCCCGACGGCGCCGCGCCCTGCCGCGCCGCCGCGTCCTGCGAACCCTCCGGCGCCCGCGCCGGCGGTCAAACCGAGCGCCAAAGACCCGGACGCGTGCCCGACCTGCGGGCGCAAGAACCCCGGACGCCCCGGAACGCGCTACTGCGTGGTGTGCGACCACACGTACTGATGAGCTGCGGGGCCGGGGGCCGCTCTGTCGGTCGCGAGCGCCGATCCGAAGAAACGGTCGGTCCGGATGCCGGCGGGTGTGGCAAAATATTTAAAGGGGCTCGGACCGACCGAACGGATGAAGGAGGGTAG
- a CDS encoding type II toxin-antitoxin system VapC family toxin, with protein sequence MTRFLLDSGIATDYIDRRNGVYDRAQTETLAGNRVGTAVPVLAELAAGIERSRSRDRNMRALQLALGAWKLWPFDDATAFEYGRLHAELLRIGRPMQVIDIMIAAVALKLGNTVVVTKDSDLAAVPGLTVENWAE encoded by the coding sequence ATGACCCGATTCCTCCTCGATAGCGGCATCGCGACCGACTACATCGATCGGCGCAATGGAGTGTACGACCGGGCGCAGACAGAGACGCTGGCCGGAAATCGGGTCGGCACCGCCGTTCCGGTTCTGGCCGAACTCGCCGCGGGGATCGAACGGAGCCGCAGTCGCGACCGGAACATGCGGGCTCTCCAGCTCGCCCTGGGCGCATGGAAGCTCTGGCCGTTTGACGACGCCACGGCCTTCGAGTACGGCCGGCTTCACGCCGAACTTTTGCGGATCGGCCGTCCGATGCAGGTAATCGACATCATGATCGCCGCTGTCGCTCTGAAGCTGGGTAACACCGTCGTCGTGACCAAAGACAGCGACCTCGCTGCCGTACCCGGACTGACAGTTGAGAACTGGGCCGAATAA
- a CDS encoding archaemetzincin: MRPLAIPLGEPGVDDWLATHQEDGQDFQQYLVANPVRRDSERSTIYLCLIGELSEPQEGIVDRTCDYFRLFFDVPVRIHKRVSLETVPAWARRKHPITGDKQFLTSYILQDLLEPDRPDDALAFLALTTRDLWAGDGWNFVFGQANLRRRVGVWSLARNGYPGSSAEAFRLCLRRTLLIGAHETGHILTLQHCTAFRCVMNGCNGQQEQDRLPLSPCPVCLRKLCWNLQVEPVSYLRRLASFCMNEHLEDGKWFERAASALERRGSSNG; this comes from the coding sequence TTGCGCCCTCTGGCGATCCCGCTCGGGGAGCCGGGTGTAGACGACTGGCTCGCCACACACCAGGAGGACGGACAAGACTTTCAACAGTACCTTGTAGCAAACCCGGTGCGCCGAGACAGCGAGCGATCGACGATTTACTTGTGCCTCATCGGGGAGCTGTCCGAACCGCAAGAAGGAATTGTGGACCGGACGTGCGATTACTTCCGCCTGTTCTTCGACGTGCCCGTGCGTATTCACAAACGTGTTTCCCTGGAAACCGTTCCGGCCTGGGCCAGGCGAAAACATCCGATCACTGGCGACAAGCAGTTTCTCACAAGCTACATCCTTCAAGATCTACTGGAACCGGACCGACCCGACGACGCATTGGCGTTCCTGGCCCTGACGACACGCGACTTATGGGCCGGGGACGGCTGGAATTTCGTTTTCGGTCAGGCGAACCTCCGGCGGCGGGTCGGGGTGTGGTCCCTCGCCCGTAACGGCTATCCCGGCAGCAGCGCGGAGGCGTTCCGGTTGTGCTTGCGACGAACACTCCTGATCGGGGCACACGAAACGGGGCACATTCTGACTCTGCAACACTGCACGGCGTTCCGTTGTGTGATGAACGGCTGCAACGGCCAACAAGAGCAGGACCGACTTCCCCTGTCGCCGTGCCCCGTGTGTCTGAGGAAACTGTGCTGGAATCTGCAAGTCGAGCCCGTGTCGTATCTGCGGCGGCTGGCCTCCTTCTGCATGAACGAGCACCTGGAGGATGGTAAATGGTTTGAGCGAGCGGCATCCGCTCTTGAGCGCCGAGGGTCGTCGAACGGGTAA
- a CDS encoding DUF4291 domain-containing protein → MAAEREIRADYDRDALAVYQAYSPAIADAALAAGRFVPPFSFHRMTWIKPSFLWLMHRSNWAQKSAQERVLCVRLKRAGWEAALAQAVLTSFEPGTFAGPEQWAEQFAAARVHLQWDPERTLRGAGLPYSSIQVGLSRHVIREYVDDWIVRIEDYTPRVRKIYGLLQSGQADKAKRLLPPERVYPVRAELRARLLIEE, encoded by the coding sequence ATGGCGGCGGAACGCGAGATTCGCGCGGACTACGATCGGGACGCCCTCGCCGTCTACCAAGCCTATTCCCCCGCCATCGCTGACGCGGCGCTGGCGGCCGGGCGGTTCGTGCCCCCGTTCTCGTTCCACCGCATGACCTGGATCAAGCCCTCGTTCCTGTGGCTCATGCACCGGAGCAACTGGGCGCAGAAGAGCGCTCAAGAACGGGTGTTATGCGTCCGCCTCAAGCGCGCCGGGTGGGAAGCCGCGCTGGCGCAGGCGGTTCTCACGTCGTTCGAGCCGGGCACGTTCGCCGGCCCCGAACAGTGGGCCGAGCAATTTGCGGCGGCTCGGGTCCACCTCCAGTGGGACCCCGAACGCACGTTGCGCGGCGCCGGACTGCCGTACTCCAGCATCCAGGTCGGCCTGAGCCGGCACGTCATTCGCGAATACGTGGACGATTGGATCGTGCGGATCGAGGATTACACCCCGCGCGTCCGGAAGATTTACGGACTGCTCCAGTCAGGACAGGCCGACAAGGCGAAGCGCCTCCTCCCGCCCGAGCGCGTCTACCCGGTCCGCGCCGAACTCCGAGCACGATTGCTAATCGAGGAATAG
- a CDS encoding NADPH-dependent FMN reductase has translation MSLNIAVILGSVRRDRIGLRVARFAVTALQGRGHQVTLVDPVEYPLPLLDWMYKEYPQGQAPDVLERLAEIVRRADAYVIVSAEYNHSVPPALANLLDHFLEEYFFKPSAIVCYSAGAYGGVRAAMQLRAMLAEMGMSSIPSLLPFPKAHELLDEEGRPTGERPGAGAVRFFAELEWYAEALRTARQRGTPY, from the coding sequence GTGTCACTCAACATTGCGGTCATCCTGGGCAGCGTGCGCCGCGACCGGATCGGGCTCCGGGTCGCCCGCTTCGCCGTCACCGCTCTGCAGGGGCGCGGCCACCAGGTCACGCTGGTCGATCCGGTCGAGTACCCGCTGCCCCTGTTGGACTGGATGTACAAGGAGTACCCACAGGGGCAGGCGCCGGACGTACTCGAACGGCTGGCCGAGATCGTCCGCCGGGCGGACGCCTACGTGATCGTTTCGGCGGAGTACAACCACTCCGTCCCCCCCGCCCTGGCGAACCTGCTGGATCACTTTTTGGAGGAGTACTTCTTCAAGCCGTCGGCGATCGTCTGCTACTCGGCCGGGGCCTACGGCGGGGTGCGGGCGGCGATGCAGCTCCGGGCGATGCTCGCCGAGATGGGCATGTCGAGCATCCCGTCGCTGCTGCCGTTCCCCAAGGCCCACGAACTCCTCGACGAGGAGGGCCGCCCGACCGGCGAGCGCCCAGGGGCCGGCGCGGTCCGCTTCTTCGCCGAGCTGGAGTGGTACGCCGAAGCCCTCCGGACGGCCCGGCAACGGGGAACACCGTATTGA
- a CDS encoding Gfo/Idh/MocA family protein: MSTSRRAFLATSAVTVAAAPTIFAAGSDVLKVGLIGCGARGTGAAVNALQADKNVKLVAMADAFEDRLTESLENLLKKAGVADKVDVKPEARYVGFDAYKEVIARCDVVLLCTPPQFRPLHLQAAVEAGRHVFCEKPVAVDAPGVRSVLASCAAAKKKNLSVVSGLCIRYDAGFREAVKRIHGGAIGDVVTLFANDYRGGRWEKKRQPDWSDMTYHMRNWYNFTWLSGDFNVEQHVHFLDVCAWVMKDTYPTKAIGMGGRTVLSGPEYGNIYDHFSVVYEYANGARLVSNTRQHPKTKGDMSAHALGTKGRALLSERTNGLTIRAGTGDWVYEGPGNEMYQAEHDELFASIRSGKPINNGEYMAHSTLLAIMGRMAAYTGQEITWKMALESKEDLFKTVLGAKPGDAVPEYDFDTTLVHPPVSLPGVAKYL, from the coding sequence ATGTCCACATCGCGTCGCGCGTTTCTCGCCACTTCCGCGGTCACCGTGGCCGCCGCGCCGACCATTTTCGCGGCCGGGTCCGACGTGCTGAAAGTGGGCCTGATCGGGTGCGGCGCACGGGGCACCGGCGCCGCGGTCAACGCGCTGCAAGCCGACAAGAACGTGAAACTGGTCGCGATGGCCGACGCGTTCGAGGACCGGCTGACCGAAAGCCTCGAAAACCTGCTCAAGAAGGCGGGCGTGGCCGACAAGGTGGACGTGAAGCCGGAGGCGAGGTACGTCGGTTTCGACGCCTACAAGGAGGTGATCGCCCGGTGCGACGTGGTGCTGCTCTGCACGCCGCCGCAGTTCCGCCCGCTGCATTTGCAGGCGGCGGTGGAGGCCGGCAGGCACGTGTTCTGCGAGAAGCCGGTGGCGGTGGACGCGCCCGGCGTGCGGTCGGTGCTGGCGTCGTGTGCGGCGGCGAAGAAGAAGAACCTGTCGGTGGTGTCCGGGCTGTGCATCCGCTACGACGCGGGGTTCCGCGAGGCGGTGAAACGCATCCACGGCGGCGCGATCGGTGACGTCGTCACGCTGTTCGCCAACGACTACCGGGGCGGCCGGTGGGAGAAGAAGCGGCAGCCGGACTGGTCCGACATGACGTACCACATGCGCAACTGGTACAACTTCACGTGGCTATCGGGCGACTTTAATGTTGAGCAGCACGTCCACTTTCTCGACGTGTGCGCGTGGGTGATGAAGGACACGTACCCGACGAAGGCGATCGGCATGGGCGGGCGCACCGTCCTGAGCGGACCGGAGTACGGCAACATCTACGACCACTTCTCCGTCGTGTACGAGTACGCCAACGGCGCCCGGCTGGTCAGCAACACGCGGCAGCACCCGAAGACGAAGGGCGACATGAGCGCGCACGCACTGGGCACGAAGGGCCGCGCGCTGCTCTCCGAACGCACCAACGGCTTAACGATCCGGGCCGGCACCGGGGACTGGGTGTACGAGGGGCCGGGCAACGAGATGTATCAAGCGGAGCACGACGAACTGTTCGCCTCGATCCGCAGCGGCAAGCCCATCAATAACGGCGAGTACATGGCGCACAGTACGCTCCTGGCGATCATGGGCCGGATGGCCGCGTACACCGGTCAGGAGATCACCTGGAAGATGGCGCTGGAGTCGAAGGAGGACTTGTTCAAGACGGTACTCGGCGCGAAGCCCGGCGACGCGGTGCCGGAATACGACTTCGACACGACGCTCGTTCACCCGCCGGTGTCACTGCCCGGCGTGGCGAAGTACTTGTGA
- a CDS encoding NAD(P)/FAD-dependent oxidoreductase: MLAQPEFVVVGQGLAGTALAWALLRRGRRVLVLDRERDGCSRLAAGLMTPVTGKRLAKSGRWDELHPTAVAFYRTVEADTRTRFFQQRPAVRLFADDAERDEFHRRERNILRGLVTRELHLRAEWFAAPLGGFEMPHAARLDVPQYLDASRAHFRAHGSYHTADLDPRDWELTAGGVRIPSLSVEPRVAIFCRGFDTGADPWFGAVRFNAAKGEVLTVRVPGLAEERVVHRGVWLAPAGNEVFRVGATYTRDRLDTRPTAEGRAEIESKLRAFLKVPFEVLDHRAAVRPVIDAGLPVLGRHPRHPQLAYFNGLGSKGSLLAPHFAEHLARHLCDGGELEEGLNVSRFLVQTESRG, translated from the coding sequence ATGCTCGCGCAACCGGAGTTCGTCGTCGTCGGTCAGGGACTGGCCGGGACGGCGCTGGCCTGGGCGCTCCTGCGCCGCGGCCGGCGCGTTCTCGTTCTGGACCGCGAACGGGACGGGTGTTCGCGGCTCGCGGCGGGGCTGATGACCCCCGTCACCGGCAAGCGGCTCGCGAAAAGCGGGCGGTGGGACGAACTCCATCCGACTGCGGTCGCGTTCTACCGCACGGTCGAGGCCGACACCCGCACGCGGTTCTTCCAGCAGCGGCCGGCGGTGCGGTTGTTCGCGGACGACGCCGAGCGCGACGAGTTCCACCGCCGCGAGAGAAACATCCTCCGCGGACTCGTGACCCGCGAACTGCACCTCCGCGCCGAGTGGTTCGCGGCCCCGCTCGGCGGATTCGAAATGCCCCACGCCGCCCGGCTCGACGTGCCGCAATACCTGGACGCGTCCCGCGCCCATTTCCGGGCACACGGCTCGTACCACACCGCGGACCTCGACCCGCGCGACTGGGAACTCACCGCGGGCGGCGTGCGGATACCGAGCCTCTCCGTTGAGCCACGAGTTGCCATCTTTTGCCGCGGGTTCGACACGGGTGCGGACCCGTGGTTCGGCGCCGTCCGGTTCAACGCGGCGAAGGGGGAGGTCCTCACCGTGCGGGTTCCCGGTCTGGCGGAGGAGCGGGTCGTTCACCGCGGGGTGTGGCTCGCACCGGCGGGTAACGAGGTGTTCCGGGTCGGTGCGACGTACACCCGGGACCGACTCGACACGCGGCCGACCGCCGAGGGCCGCGCGGAAATCGAATCGAAACTGAGAGCGTTTCTCAAGGTGCCGTTTGAGGTGTTGGACCACCGGGCCGCGGTGCGACCGGTGATCGACGCCGGGTTGCCGGTTCTGGGGCGGCACCCGCGGCACCCGCAACTCGCGTACTTCAACGGTCTCGGGTCGAAAGGGTCGCTCCTCGCGCCCCACTTCGCCGAGCACCTCGCCCGGCACCTGTGCGACGGGGGGGAGCTTGAGGAGGGGCTGAACGTGTCACGGTTCCTGGTTCAGACGGAATCACGCGGTTGA
- a CDS encoding putative dsRNA-binding protein, translating into MDAKWLLQVVARRAFGDTPRYFVLDELGPDHCKCFKAAAQLGDKRFPAAWGTSKADVEQKAAKNALAHIYGDPIPYPAE; encoded by the coding sequence ATGGACGCGAAATGGCTGCTGCAGGTCGTTGCCCGGCGCGCGTTCGGTGACACGCCGCGGTACTTCGTACTCGACGAGCTGGGCCCGGACCACTGCAAGTGCTTCAAAGCTGCCGCGCAGTTGGGCGACAAGCGGTTCCCGGCCGCGTGGGGAACCAGCAAAGCCGATGTCGAGCAGAAGGCCGCGAAGAACGCCCTGGCCCACATCTACGGCGACCCGATCCCGTACCCCGCTGAATAA
- the rnc gene encoding ribonuclease III codes for MPPSDTLTGNRERAILADCQDAIGYRFNKPELLRAALTHTSGANTRAASNERLEFLGDSVLGLVTCEQLYERFPEYQEGDLTKVKSVVVSRKTCARFSQELGLGDFLFLGKGVHNYGAIPPNMLADVFESLVAGIFLDGGWDAAKEFVLRFIRPEIERVARDAISANAKSQLQTVTQREYGDTPRYFVLDEQGPDHNKCFKVAAQVNDDRFPAAWGNTKKDAELKAAMNALAFIHGEPLPFPCD; via the coding sequence ATGCCTCCCTCGGACACACTCACCGGTAACCGCGAGCGGGCCATCCTCGCCGACTGCCAGGACGCCATCGGGTACCGGTTCAATAAACCCGAACTGTTGCGCGCGGCCCTGACGCACACGTCCGGGGCCAACACCCGCGCCGCCTCGAACGAGCGGCTCGAGTTCCTCGGCGACAGCGTGCTCGGGCTCGTCACCTGCGAGCAGCTCTACGAGCGGTTCCCCGAGTACCAGGAGGGCGACCTCACGAAAGTGAAGTCGGTGGTGGTCAGCCGCAAGACGTGCGCCCGGTTCAGTCAGGAACTCGGCCTGGGGGACTTCCTGTTCCTCGGCAAGGGCGTCCACAACTACGGGGCGATCCCGCCGAACATGTTGGCCGACGTGTTCGAGTCGCTCGTCGCCGGCATCTTCCTGGACGGCGGGTGGGACGCGGCGAAAGAGTTCGTCCTCCGCTTCATCCGGCCCGAAATCGAGCGCGTGGCCCGCGACGCCATTTCCGCGAACGCGAAGTCGCAGTTGCAGACCGTCACGCAGCGCGAGTACGGCGACACGCCCCGGTACTTCGTACTCGACGAGCAAGGCCCCGACCACAACAAGTGCTTCAAGGTCGCCGCGCAGGTGAACGACGACCGGTTCCCGGCCGCGTGGGGCAACACCAAGAAGGACGCCGAGCTGAAGGCCGCGATGAACGCCCTCGCGTTCATCCACGGCGAGCCCCTGCCCTTCCCGTGCGACTGA
- a CDS encoding response regulator transcription factor — protein sequence MSRNRTVLVVEDDPDLRAALELLLIRQGYHVVATGDGLRAVELAGQHRIDAAVVDLLIPGQSGFQVALDLKARYGDAVRVVLMSGIASQAQKDYAFAAGAEQFLAKPFTTSQLLSAVAAFCPPPSDPPAATRRTARIGQ from the coding sequence GTGTCCCGCAACCGGACCGTTCTGGTCGTCGAAGACGATCCCGATCTGCGTGCCGCCCTCGAACTCCTTCTGATCCGCCAGGGGTACCACGTCGTCGCAACGGGCGACGGGCTCCGGGCGGTCGAACTCGCGGGCCAGCACCGCATCGATGCGGCGGTCGTCGATCTGCTCATCCCGGGTCAGAGCGGGTTCCAGGTCGCCCTCGATTTAAAGGCGCGGTACGGCGACGCCGTGCGCGTCGTCCTCATGTCCGGGATCGCCTCGCAAGCGCAGAAGGACTACGCGTTCGCCGCCGGAGCGGAACAGTTTCTCGCCAAGCCCTTTACAACTTCTCAGCTCCTGAGCGCGGTCGCCGCCTTCTGCCCGCCCCCGTCCGACCCGCCGGCCGCGACCCGCCGGACCGCGCGCATCGGCCAGTGA
- a CDS encoding agmatine deiminase family protein translates to MSQTGPTDKPSARGFRMPAEWEPHAATWLAWPQRESDWPGKLELIPWVYAEIVRALTRHETVNLLVTDDATGASATDILSRASADVSRVKTWALPTDRSWLRDSGPIFVTNATGARVALDWRFNAWAKYPDWQKDDGVPAFVAETVGVPRVEPVHNGHRVVLEGGSIDVNGAGLLLTTEECLLSTTQQRNPPLSRADYERVFADYLGIEKVLWLDRGIVGDDTHGHIDDLARFVGPRTVVTVVESDPADENYELLRTNRERLESMTDAAGGRLEVVPLPMPRPLVFEGVRLPASYANFYIANGTVIVPTFNDPADRVALGTLADLFPDRAVVGISCVDLVWGLGTLHCMTQQEPR, encoded by the coding sequence ATGTCTCAAACCGGACCGACCGACAAACCTTCGGCCCGCGGGTTCCGCATGCCCGCGGAGTGGGAGCCGCACGCGGCCACCTGGCTGGCGTGGCCGCAGCGCGAGTCCGATTGGCCGGGCAAGCTCGAACTGATCCCGTGGGTGTACGCGGAGATCGTCCGCGCCTTGACCCGCCACGAGACGGTGAACCTGCTCGTAACTGACGACGCAACAGGAGCTTCCGCGACCGACATCCTTTCCCGCGCGAGCGCGGACGTGAGCCGCGTGAAGACCTGGGCGCTGCCGACGGACCGCTCGTGGCTGCGCGACTCCGGCCCGATCTTCGTGACGAACGCGACCGGTGCGCGGGTGGCCCTGGACTGGCGGTTCAACGCCTGGGCGAAGTACCCCGACTGGCAGAAGGACGACGGGGTGCCGGCGTTCGTGGCCGAGACGGTCGGCGTGCCGCGCGTGGAGCCGGTCCACAACGGGCACCGCGTCGTGCTGGAGGGCGGCAGCATCGACGTGAACGGCGCCGGTCTGCTGCTCACCACCGAGGAGTGCCTCCTCAGCACGACGCAGCAGCGCAACCCGCCGCTGTCGCGGGCGGACTACGAGCGGGTGTTTGCGGACTACCTGGGCATTGAAAAGGTGCTGTGGCTGGACCGCGGTATCGTGGGCGACGACACGCACGGCCACATCGACGACCTCGCCCGGTTCGTGGGTCCCCGCACGGTGGTCACAGTGGTCGAGAGCGACCCCGCGGACGAGAACTACGAACTCCTCCGCACGAACCGCGAGCGGCTCGAAAGCATGACCGATGCCGCGGGCGGGAGGCTGGAGGTGGTGCCGCTCCCGATGCCGCGGCCGCTCGTCTTCGAGGGCGTCCGGCTGCCCGCCAGTTACGCGAACTTCTACATCGCGAACGGCACCGTGATCGTGCCGACGTTCAACGACCCGGCGGACCGCGTCGCGCTGGGCACGCTCGCGGACCTGTTCCCCGACCGCGCGGTGGTCGGGATCAGCTGTGTCGATCTGGTGTGGGGGCTGGGGACGCTGCACTGCATGACGCAACAGGAGCCGCGGTAG